A region from the Coffea eugenioides isolate CCC68of chromosome 9, Ceug_1.0, whole genome shotgun sequence genome encodes:
- the LOC113782169 gene encoding uncharacterized protein LOC113782169 has translation MRLKALLQESNGGKLKRGTIRNIASLFKTSVRTVQRIWKLAAITSTDGRVDVSRRFSKRCGRKRVDIDFTLIMAIPLRRRTNIRSLSSEMKVSKSTLHRRIKEGAIRPHSNALKPQLTDQNKQVRLNFCLSMLEPESLNSNPTFMSMFNVVHIDEKWFYMTKECEKYYLHPQEEEPLRTCKSKKFIVKVMFLAAVARPRFDCSGNPTFDGKIGIFPFVFKEPAKRSSKNRMAGTLETKPILSVTKEVYRRCLIEQVLPAIHAKWPRDGGSVTEILIQQDNAKPHINPTDPVFIEAASRDGFDIHLSFQPPNSPDMNVLDLGYFRAIQSLQHQEAPLSIDELILAVEKGDEKSWGK, from the exons ATGAGATTAAAAG CTTTATTACAGGAAAGTAATGGCGGTAAATTGAAAAGGGGAACCATCAGGAACATTGCAAGCCTATTTAAAACAAGTGTTAGGACAGTTCAGAGAATTTGGAAGCTAGCAGCAATTACTTCTACAGATGGAAGAGTTGATGTATCACGCAGATTTTCTAAAAGATGCGGAAGAAAACGAGTGGATATTGATTTTACTTTGATCATGGCAATTCCTCTCCGGCGTCGGACAAACATCAGGTCACTTTCCAGTGAAATGAAAGTGTCCAAATCAACCCTTCACCGACGAATTAAAGAAGGTGCTATAAGGCCACACTCAAATGCACTCAAACCACAATTGACAGATCAGAATAAGCAAGTAAGGCTTAACTTTTGCTTGTCAATGCTTGAACCAGAAAGTCTCAACAGCAATCCAACATTTATGAGTATGTTCAATGTTGTGCATATTGATGAAAAGTGGTTTTACATGACTAAAGAATGTGAAAAATATTATCTTCATCCTCAAGAAGAAGAACCTCTTAGGACATGTAAGAGCAAAAAGTTCATTGTGAAAGTTATGTTCCTAGCTGCTGTTGCTCGACCACGTTTTGACTGCTCTGGTAACCCAACATTTGATGGGAAAATTGggatttttccttttgtattCAAAGAACCAGCAAAGAGGAGTAGTAAAAATCGTATGGCAGGTACATTAGAAACTAAGCCAATATTGTCAGTGACCAAGGAAGTATATAGGAGATGTTTAATTGAACAGGTTTTGCCTGCAATACATGCTAAATGGCCACGGGATGGTGGTAGTGTTACTGAAATTTTGATCCAACAGGATAATGCAAAACCACATATTAATCCCACTGATCCGGTATTTATTGAAGCTGCTTCTAGAGATGGATTTGATATTCACTTGTCATTTCAGCCTCCTAATAGTCCAGACATGAATGTTCTTGACTTGGGATATTTTAGAGCTATACAATCCTTGCAACATCAAGAAGCACCCTTGTCAATTGATGAGCTAATTCTTGCTGTGGAAAA AGGTGATGAAAAATCTTGGGGGAAATAA